One genomic region from Streptomyces sp. NBC_00457 encodes:
- a CDS encoding geranylgeranyl reductase family protein, translating into MTEPLSENTADVIVVGAGPAGSTTAYHLAKAGLDVLLLEKTSFPREKVCGDGLTPRATKQLVSMGIDISEEAGWLRNKGLRIIGGGVRLQLDWPDLASFPDYGLVRKRDDFDEQLARQAQKAGARLYERCNVGAPIIDDRTGRITGVHAKLGEEKREVTFHAPLVVAADGNSTRLSLAMGLHRREDRPMGVAVRTYFESPRHDDDYLESWLELWDRRGPGEDRLLPGYGWIFGMGDGTSNVGLGVLNTSDSFKELDWREVLKAWCASMPEDWGYTPENMTGPIRGAALPMAFNRQPHYTRGLLLVGDAGGLVNPFNGEGIAYAMESGQIAADVIVQAHARATPAQREIALQRYPRVLKDTYGGYYTLGRAFVKLIGNPKVMKIATQRGLTHPLLMKFTLKMLANLTDPTGGDAMDRIINGLSKVAPKA; encoded by the coding sequence GTGACCGAGCCCCTCTCCGAAAACACCGCCGATGTGATCGTCGTCGGCGCGGGGCCAGCCGGCTCCACGACCGCGTACCACCTGGCGAAGGCCGGACTCGACGTACTGCTGCTGGAGAAGACCAGCTTCCCCCGCGAAAAGGTGTGCGGCGACGGGCTGACCCCGCGCGCCACCAAGCAGCTCGTCTCGATGGGCATCGACATCTCGGAAGAGGCCGGCTGGCTCCGCAACAAGGGGCTCCGGATCATCGGCGGAGGTGTGCGACTGCAGCTGGACTGGCCGGATCTCGCCTCCTTCCCCGACTACGGCCTCGTCCGCAAGCGCGACGACTTCGACGAGCAGCTCGCCCGCCAGGCCCAGAAGGCGGGGGCCCGGCTGTACGAGCGCTGCAACGTCGGCGCCCCGATCATCGACGACCGCACGGGCCGGATCACGGGCGTCCACGCCAAGCTGGGGGAGGAAAAGAGGGAGGTGACCTTCCACGCACCGCTCGTGGTGGCCGCCGACGGCAACTCCACCCGCCTCTCCCTGGCGATGGGACTGCACCGCCGCGAGGACCGTCCGATGGGCGTCGCGGTCCGCACGTACTTCGAGAGCCCCCGCCACGACGACGACTACCTGGAGTCCTGGCTGGAGCTGTGGGACCGCCGCGGCCCGGGCGAGGACCGGCTGCTGCCGGGCTACGGCTGGATCTTCGGCATGGGCGACGGCACGTCCAACGTCGGCCTGGGCGTCCTCAACACCTCCGACTCCTTCAAGGAGCTGGACTGGCGCGAGGTGCTGAAGGCCTGGTGCGCGTCCATGCCGGAGGACTGGGGCTACACGCCGGAGAACATGACCGGACCGATTCGCGGGGCCGCGCTGCCCATGGCCTTCAACCGCCAGCCCCACTACACACGCGGGCTGCTGCTCGTCGGCGACGCCGGCGGCCTGGTGAACCCCTTCAACGGCGAGGGCATCGCCTACGCCATGGAGTCCGGCCAGATCGCCGCCGACGTCATCGTGCAGGCACACGCGCGTGCCACCCCGGCCCAGCGGGAGATCGCCCTCCAGCGCTACCCGCGCGTCCTCAAGGACACCTACGGCGGCTACTACACGCTGGGCCGCGCCTTCGTGAAGCTCATCGGCAACCCGAAGGTCATGAAGATCGCGACCCAGCGCGGCCTGACCCACCCGCTCCTGATGAAGTTCACCCTGAAGATGCTGGCCAACCTCACCGACCCGACCGGCGGCGACGCGATGGACCGGATCATCAACGGGCTGAGCAAGGTGGCGCCGAAGGCCTGA
- a CDS encoding imidazolonepropionase-like domain-containing protein, with amino-acid sequence MLTIHAADEGGAVAVAGTRVAAVGSLTELTERFPDARVRQWPGGVLGPARVHDGPLPDAPTPRERIHAVLKEGAVAVLEEHADTAELRAAAARNDVLVLPSTRPTTITENARADLAVFDEKGECMATVCAGRLVHRRR; translated from the coding sequence GTGCTGACGATTCACGCGGCGGACGAGGGCGGCGCCGTCGCGGTGGCGGGGACGCGCGTCGCCGCGGTGGGGTCGCTCACCGAGCTGACGGAACGGTTCCCGGATGCGCGGGTGCGGCAGTGGCCCGGCGGCGTCCTCGGCCCCGCGCGCGTGCACGACGGCCCCCTCCCGGACGCCCCGACACCGCGCGAACGGATTCACGCGGTGCTGAAGGAGGGAGCGGTGGCGGTACTGGAGGAGCACGCCGACACCGCTGAACTGCGGGCAGCGGCGGCACGGAACGACGTGCTCGTGCTGCCGAGCACCCGGCCCACGACGATCACCGAGAACGCCCGGGCGGATCTGGCGGTGTTCGACGAGAAGGGCGAGTGCATGGCGACGGTGTGCGCGGGGCGTCTGGTGCATAGACGCCGTTAA
- a CDS encoding chitinase translates to MRSFLRPAAGLTCLMALVTAGCSSGSESASPSTTSSTSYAPYVSSTAASDNDSVGSPTTYNLAFVISDGSGCTPKWNGSTAIGDTAVQSRISALKESGASVRVSFGGASGKELAESCDSASELAQAYGKALDAAGSEQADFDIEGDALADSASVELRSEAIALLQQERSDLNVSFTLPVMPSGLDDDSLVLLESANDHSVQVSTVNLMTMNYGESYDGDMGGYAITAAKAAHDQLADVFGLSDAAAWRGMALTSMIGVNDVDGETFTLSDAAEVRAFAEQRSVAWVSMWSTFRDQECAGGNADEDDAATNCSGVEQEVGAFAEAFAG, encoded by the coding sequence ATGCGGAGTTTCTTGAGGCCGGCAGCCGGGCTCACCTGTCTGATGGCGCTGGTCACCGCGGGGTGCTCCAGTGGCTCCGAATCCGCGTCGCCGAGCACAACGTCCAGCACGTCCTACGCCCCATACGTCAGTTCCACGGCCGCGTCCGACAACGACTCCGTGGGCTCCCCCACGACGTACAACCTGGCCTTCGTCATCTCCGACGGCAGCGGCTGCACCCCGAAGTGGAACGGCTCGACCGCCATCGGCGATACGGCCGTTCAGTCCCGTATCTCCGCGCTCAAGGAGTCCGGCGCCTCCGTCCGCGTCTCCTTCGGCGGGGCTTCCGGGAAGGAACTGGCGGAAAGCTGCGACAGCGCGAGCGAGTTGGCTCAGGCCTACGGCAAGGCGCTGGACGCCGCCGGGTCCGAGCAGGCCGACTTCGACATCGAGGGCGATGCGCTGGCCGACTCCGCCTCGGTCGAACTGCGGTCCGAGGCCATCGCGTTGCTTCAGCAGGAGCGCAGTGACCTGAACGTGTCGTTCACGCTGCCGGTCATGCCGTCGGGGCTGGACGACGACAGCCTGGTGTTGCTGGAGTCGGCCAACGACCACTCCGTGCAGGTCTCCACGGTCAACCTCATGACCATGAATTACGGCGAGTCGTACGACGGGGATATGGGGGGCTATGCGATCACCGCGGCGAAGGCGGCGCACGATCAACTGGCGGATGTTTTCGGGCTGTCCGATGCGGCGGCTTGGCGTGGAATGGCGTTGACTTCGATGATCGGGGTGAACGACGTGGATGGGGAGACGTTCACGTTGTCGGATGCGGCGGAAGTGCGGGCGTTTGCGGAGCAGAGGTCGGTTGCGTGGGTGTCCATGTGGTCGACGTTCCGGGATCAGGAGTGTGCGGGCGGGAACGCGGACGAAGATGACGCGGCTACGAATTGCAGCGGTGTTGAGCAGGAGGTAGGAGCGTTTGCGGAAGCGTTTGCCGGGTGA
- a CDS encoding PASTA domain-containing protein — MRITPKTPEVRVPKLVGLMAMDAREAAEAHGVLLAAPDRPDFHLTVVDYVVRQYPPPGVEVPHGAVVTVWFELGEGEGGGGAGVREPRMPNPPTGGLQRELDAPGDAFEVLRR, encoded by the coding sequence GTGCGCATAACACCCAAGACGCCCGAAGTGCGCGTACCGAAGCTGGTCGGTCTGATGGCCATGGACGCGCGCGAGGCGGCAGAGGCACACGGCGTGCTGCTGGCCGCGCCCGACCGCCCCGACTTCCATCTCACGGTCGTCGACTATGTCGTACGGCAGTACCCGCCGCCCGGCGTCGAGGTGCCGCACGGGGCCGTGGTCACCGTGTGGTTCGAACTGGGTGAGGGGGAAGGCGGCGGAGGCGCGGGCGTGCGTGAGCCGCGGATGCCGAATCCGCCGACGGGCGGACTGCAGCGCGAACTGGACGCGCCCGGGGACGCATTCGAGGTGCTCCGCCGGTGA
- a CDS encoding acyltransferase family protein — MGAHSKAPLVAVAPPAADAHPAPAPTRDRYFDTLRALALIRVVAYHTFGWAWAGLVFPSMGIMFGLAGSLMAKSLDRPAFTVVRSRIRRLLPPFWFWGFFVVLAMLIHGWMPGWQIVFWVVPLGDPPGNAWGEQAWEILWYLRTYLWFVLLSPLLLKVFRLAPVPVLLLSLCPVLVLTFLWSGSDNRFGSALWDLSTYLFCWMLGFAHRDGVLQRMRPAVVVVLSLAAMGYGGWYAVGHQTEFGTYDLDEIPLAQAFWSAGFVLLLMWAKARFRIDFAGLTRFRPLDRIVTVFNARAVTIYLWHEIALILAVPLIDRFWKVPAFERYLPLESQWFMFGVGWVLIAVFVLACGWVEDVAAKRRPRLLP; from the coding sequence ATGGGCGCGCACAGCAAGGCGCCCTTGGTCGCCGTCGCTCCTCCCGCCGCCGATGCCCACCCGGCGCCGGCGCCCACCCGGGACCGTTACTTCGACACGCTGCGGGCCCTCGCCCTCATCCGCGTGGTCGCTTACCACACCTTCGGCTGGGCCTGGGCCGGCTTGGTGTTCCCCTCCATGGGCATCATGTTCGGCCTGGCCGGCTCCCTGATGGCGAAGTCCCTGGACCGCCCGGCGTTCACGGTGGTGCGGAGCCGGATACGCCGGCTGCTGCCGCCGTTCTGGTTCTGGGGCTTCTTCGTCGTCCTCGCGATGCTGATCCACGGCTGGATGCCGGGTTGGCAGATCGTCTTCTGGGTCGTGCCGCTCGGCGACCCGCCGGGCAACGCGTGGGGCGAACAGGCCTGGGAGATCCTCTGGTACCTGCGGACGTACCTCTGGTTCGTCCTGCTGTCCCCGCTCCTGCTGAAGGTGTTCCGGCTTGCCCCCGTCCCGGTGCTTCTGCTGTCCCTCTGCCCGGTCCTGGTCCTGACCTTCCTCTGGTCGGGCTCGGACAACCGGTTCGGCAGCGCGCTGTGGGACCTGTCGACGTACCTCTTCTGCTGGATGCTCGGCTTCGCCCATCGCGACGGCGTGCTCCAGCGGATGCGACCCGCCGTCGTCGTCGTGCTGTCGCTCGCCGCGATGGGGTACGGCGGCTGGTACGCCGTCGGCCACCAGACCGAGTTCGGCACCTACGACCTCGACGAGATCCCCCTCGCGCAGGCCTTCTGGTCGGCCGGTTTCGTGCTGCTCCTGATGTGGGCCAAGGCCCGCTTCCGGATCGACTTCGCCGGGCTCACCCGCTTCCGGCCGCTGGACAGGATCGTGACGGTCTTCAACGCGCGCGCGGTCACGATCTACCTCTGGCACGAGATCGCGCTGATCCTGGCCGTCCCGCTGATCGACCGGTTCTGGAAGGTGCCGGCCTTCGAGAGGTACCTGCCGCTGGAGAGCCAGTGGTTCATGTTCGGCGTCGGCTGGGTCCTGATCGCGGTGTTCGTCCTGGCGTGCGGATGGGTGGAGGACGTGGCGGCGAAGAGGAGACCGCGGCTGCTCCCCTGA
- a CDS encoding hydroxysqualene dehydroxylase, which produces MTTEHTQQPEQQSGHTRRRFLAGASAGVAGGVAGGVGLTLGTAGGASAAAPGKRVAVLGGGVSGLSAAHELAERGYAVTVYEYYDALGGKARSMPFPGTAAGGRQDLPAEHGFRFFPGFYRNLPDTMRRIPFPGNANGVHDNLRSGTEALFARAAGRPDLHFPLRRLTTPPAPGDITPIWIRDQILSVLDLGTRLPAHEAAYFAGRLLVHLTSCEARRQDQWEKTSWWDFIRAEEMSEEYQTVLGVGQTRNLVATRAEVASTRTVGRIIIEALLLWGLLGRGMDGDADVDRVLNAPTSEAWIDPWETYLRSLGVEFVLGTQVEEIVYEGGRVTGVRVSARDGGQARTVTADHYICALPVEHARRTWGSALRAADPQLARCDALETDWMVGVMFYLRTLTPVVNGHINCLDSPWSVTAVGQAQFWDGRDFSADYGDGRAHDCLSAIISEWDKPGILYGKTARECTREEVVAELWAQLKDGLNDSGKTTLTDEDRLGWFMDPAVTGLGGGNPQNREQLLIHPTGTLYNRPTAHTKVPGFYLAGDYVRTDVDLATMEGANESARLAVNALLDADNSDAERCEIQELFRPPEMEPLKRVDEVRYRLGLPNTFDLG; this is translated from the coding sequence ATGACAACAGAACACACGCAGCAGCCCGAGCAGCAGTCCGGCCACACCCGCAGACGCTTCCTCGCCGGCGCGAGCGCGGGCGTCGCCGGGGGAGTCGCCGGGGGAGTCGGCCTCACCTTAGGAACCGCCGGGGGCGCGTCCGCCGCCGCGCCCGGCAAGCGCGTCGCCGTCCTCGGCGGCGGGGTCTCCGGACTCAGCGCCGCCCACGAACTCGCCGAGCGCGGCTACGCGGTGACCGTCTACGAGTACTACGACGCCCTCGGGGGCAAGGCCCGCTCGATGCCGTTTCCCGGCACGGCGGCCGGAGGGCGGCAGGACCTCCCCGCCGAACACGGCTTCCGCTTCTTCCCCGGCTTCTACCGCAACCTGCCGGACACGATGCGCCGCATCCCCTTCCCGGGCAACGCGAACGGCGTCCACGACAACCTCCGCAGCGGCACCGAGGCCCTCTTCGCCCGCGCGGCCGGCCGCCCCGACCTGCACTTCCCGCTGCGCCGCCTCACCACCCCGCCCGCCCCCGGCGACATCACCCCGATCTGGATCCGGGACCAGATCCTCTCCGTCCTCGACCTCGGCACCCGCCTGCCCGCCCACGAGGCCGCGTACTTCGCGGGCCGGCTCCTCGTCCACCTCACCAGCTGCGAGGCCCGCCGCCAGGACCAGTGGGAGAAGACCTCCTGGTGGGACTTCATCCGTGCGGAGGAGATGAGCGAGGAGTACCAGACCGTCCTCGGCGTCGGCCAGACCCGCAACCTGGTCGCCACGCGCGCGGAGGTCGCCTCCACCCGCACCGTCGGCCGCATCATCATCGAGGCCCTGCTGCTGTGGGGCCTCCTCGGCCGCGGCATGGACGGCGACGCCGACGTCGACCGCGTCCTCAACGCCCCCACCAGCGAGGCCTGGATCGACCCCTGGGAGACGTATCTGCGCTCCCTGGGCGTCGAGTTCGTGCTGGGGACGCAGGTCGAGGAGATCGTGTACGAGGGGGGCCGGGTGACCGGCGTACGCGTCTCCGCGCGCGACGGGGGCCAGGCCCGTACCGTCACCGCCGACCACTACATCTGCGCCCTGCCCGTCGAGCACGCCCGCCGCACCTGGGGCTCCGCCCTGCGCGCGGCCGACCCGCAGCTCGCGCGCTGCGACGCGCTGGAGACGGACTGGATGGTCGGCGTGATGTTCTATCTGCGCACCCTGACGCCGGTCGTCAACGGGCACATCAACTGCCTCGACTCACCCTGGTCGGTGACGGCCGTGGGCCAGGCCCAGTTCTGGGACGGACGGGACTTTTCGGCCGACTACGGAGACGGCCGCGCGCACGACTGCCTGTCGGCCATCATCTCCGAGTGGGACAAGCCGGGCATCCTGTACGGCAAGACGGCCCGCGAGTGCACGCGCGAGGAGGTCGTCGCCGAGCTCTGGGCCCAACTGAAGGACGGCCTGAACGACTCCGGCAAGACGACGCTCACCGACGAGGACCGCCTCGGCTGGTTCATGGACCCGGCGGTGACGGGCCTGGGCGGCGGGAACCCGCAGAACCGCGAGCAACTCCTCATCCACCCCACGGGCACCCTCTACAACCGCCCCACGGCCCACACCAAGGTGCCCGGCTTCTATCTCGCCGGCGACTACGTCCGTACCGATGTGGACCTGGCGACCATGGAAGGCGCCAACGAGTCCGCGCGGCTGGCCGTCAACGCGCTTCTCGACGCGGACAATTCGGACGCAGAGCGCTGTGAGATCCAGGAGCTGTTCCGCCCGCCGGAGATGGAACCGCTCAAACGCGTCGACGAGGTCCGCTACCGGCTGGGCCTGCCCAACACCTTCGACCTCGGCTGA
- a CDS encoding demethylmenaquinone methyltransferase, producing MTRASLNKQPHEVASMFDDVAERYDLTNDVLSLGQDRVWRKEVARAVDARPAQKVLDLAAGTATSSLPFARTGAYVVPCDFSLGMLQVGKRNHPWLPLTAGDATKLPFRDDVFDAVTISFGLRNVQDTDGALREMYRVTKPGGRVVICEFSHPTWAPFRTVYTEYLMRALPPIARTVSSNPDAYVYLAESIRAWPDQPALAERLRKAGWSRVAWRNLTGGVVALHRGFKES from the coding sequence GTGACCCGCGCCTCCCTGAACAAGCAGCCGCACGAAGTCGCCTCGATGTTCGACGACGTCGCGGAACGGTACGACCTGACGAACGACGTGCTGTCGCTCGGCCAGGACCGGGTCTGGCGCAAGGAGGTCGCCAGGGCCGTCGACGCCCGCCCCGCCCAGAAGGTGCTGGACCTGGCGGCCGGTACGGCGACGTCCTCGCTGCCCTTCGCCCGCACCGGCGCGTATGTCGTCCCCTGCGACTTCTCGCTCGGCATGCTCCAGGTCGGCAAGCGGAACCACCCGTGGCTGCCGCTGACCGCGGGCGACGCGACCAAGCTGCCCTTCAGGGACGACGTGTTCGACGCCGTCACGATCTCCTTCGGGCTGCGCAACGTCCAGGACACGGATGGCGCCCTGCGTGAGATGTACCGGGTGACCAAGCCCGGCGGCCGGGTCGTGATCTGCGAGTTCTCGCACCCGACCTGGGCGCCCTTCCGCACGGTCTACACCGAGTACCTGATGCGCGCCCTGCCGCCGATCGCCCGTACGGTCTCCTCCAACCCGGACGCGTACGTCTACCTCGCCGAGTCCATCCGCGCCTGGCCCGACCAGCCCGCGCTGGCCGAGCGGCTGCGCAAGGCCGGCTGGTCGAGGGTGGCCTGGCGGAACCTGACCGGCGGGGTGGTCGCTCTGCACCGGGGCTTCAAGGAGAGCTGA
- a CDS encoding C40 family peptidase has product MEEPLIPVSPMSHTAHIRSHRKPRRTATSTVAMRAGVAGGILSTVAVAGASASANAAEPVTQTLELPTLTADLTAQVEQSAQATQLAAATYELQAERDAAAAEAAKEAKKDLAEAKKKAEAKEKAEEARRAAAEAAASRAAERTTLSADAGTETSASVSAPASGSVATVISFLQAQVGDAYVMGATGPDAWDCSSLVQAAFKQVGVDLPRVSQDQSTVGTEVSLSNLQVGDILYWGGKGSAYHTGVYIGNGQYLDAANPSKGVVIQDLSGYPASGAVRVL; this is encoded by the coding sequence ATGGAGGAGCCCCTGATACCGGTTAGTCCCATGTCCCACACCGCTCACATACGCAGCCACCGGAAGCCCCGCCGCACCGCGACGTCGACAGTCGCGATGCGAGCCGGAGTTGCCGGTGGCATCCTCAGCACCGTGGCAGTGGCCGGCGCGTCCGCTTCGGCGAACGCGGCCGAGCCGGTGACACAGACGCTCGAACTGCCCACGCTCACCGCCGACCTGACCGCTCAGGTCGAGCAGTCCGCACAGGCCACCCAGCTGGCCGCGGCCACCTATGAGCTGCAGGCCGAGCGCGACGCGGCCGCCGCCGAGGCCGCCAAGGAGGCCAAGAAGGACCTCGCCGAGGCGAAGAAGAAGGCCGAGGCCAAGGAGAAGGCGGAGGAGGCCCGCAGGGCTGCCGCCGAGGCCGCCGCCTCCCGCGCCGCCGAGCGGACCACGCTCTCCGCCGACGCCGGCACCGAGACCTCCGCCTCGGTGTCCGCCCCGGCCAGCGGCAGCGTCGCGACGGTCATCTCCTTCCTCCAGGCACAGGTGGGCGACGCCTACGTCATGGGCGCCACGGGCCCCGACGCCTGGGACTGCTCCAGCCTGGTGCAGGCCGCGTTCAAGCAGGTCGGCGTGGACCTTCCGCGGGTGTCGCAGGACCAGTCGACGGTCGGCACCGAGGTCTCCCTGTCCAACCTCCAGGTGGGCGACATCCTGTACTGGGGCGGCAAGGGTTCCGCGTACCACACGGGCGTCTACATCGGAAACGGCCAGTACCTGGACGCGGCCAACCCCTCCAAGGGCGTGGTGATCCAGGACCTGTCCGGGTACCCGGCGTCGGGTGCGGTGCGCGTGCTCTGA
- a CDS encoding bifunctional polysaccharide deacetylase/glycosyltransferase family 2 protein — protein MTTTTSSRGRRRAPSKVQRAAGKAAALQKPRVILALLLLLALTCIMLLDGYLRAEVGGDQRVRSGASSNKVPDKILDGGPIVTFRGGQATTLSVPEKTIALTFDDGPNPTYTPQVLKILEKYDVPATFFVVGSMVSRYPGIVKDLVEQGNEVGIHTFTHVDLSYQSDARIKREMTQTQLALAGAAGITTTLFRAPYSAETDAIDNYSWPVYKKLGEEGFTSVFIDTDSDDWKQPGVSKIIKGATPSKNKGASVLFHDAGGVREQTVKALPTYIEKMKAKGYTFTTISGVIQQQEASGQAEADTGAPAIGGRQPGSTQPGTGSGASNLQAAHRTATGATLYEGKALIVAVAVAEWTVPTLSVGLMIVGVAVIGRFGMMLILARRHYRQRNKRRFSWGPPVTRPVSVVVPAYNEKECIANTLESLAKSTHPIEIIIVDDGSSDGTSEIARSAADSLGMRNVRVIRQENAGKPAALNNGVRSASFDIVVMMDGDTVFEPDTVRQLVQPFADPGIGAVAGNAKVGNRNTIIGAWQHIEYVMGFNLDRRMYDLLRCMPTIPGAIGAFRREAVLEVGGMSEDTLAEDTDITIAMHRAGWRVVYQEHARAWTEAPGSLKQLWSQRYRWSYGTMQALWKHRKSLTDKGPSGRFGRVGMPLVVIFQIITPVFAPLIDVFTVYSMIFVDFKAALLAWLAVLGVQLFCAAYAFRLDREQYRYLLMMPLQQLAYRQMMYLVLIHSCITALTGGRLRWQKLKRTGEVGTPAGAS, from the coding sequence ATGACCACGACGACGTCCTCCCGCGGCCGCAGGCGCGCTCCCTCGAAGGTGCAGCGGGCCGCCGGCAAGGCCGCGGCGCTGCAGAAGCCGCGTGTGATCCTCGCCCTGCTGCTCCTGCTCGCGCTGACCTGCATCATGCTGCTCGACGGCTATCTGCGCGCCGAGGTCGGCGGCGATCAGCGCGTGCGCAGCGGCGCCAGCTCCAACAAGGTCCCGGACAAGATCCTCGACGGCGGCCCGATCGTCACCTTCCGGGGCGGCCAGGCCACCACGCTGTCCGTACCGGAGAAGACCATCGCGCTCACCTTCGACGACGGCCCCAACCCGACGTACACGCCCCAGGTCCTGAAGATCCTCGAGAAGTACGACGTCCCCGCCACGTTCTTCGTGGTCGGCTCGATGGTCTCCCGCTACCCGGGCATCGTGAAGGACCTGGTCGAGCAGGGCAACGAGGTGGGCATCCACACCTTCACCCACGTCGACCTCTCCTACCAGAGCGACGCCCGCATCAAGCGCGAGATGACCCAGACGCAACTCGCGCTCGCGGGCGCGGCCGGCATCACGACCACCCTGTTCCGCGCCCCGTACTCCGCGGAGACGGACGCCATCGACAACTACAGCTGGCCCGTCTACAAGAAGCTCGGCGAGGAAGGCTTCACCAGCGTCTTCATCGACACCGACAGCGACGACTGGAAGCAGCCGGGCGTCTCGAAGATCATCAAGGGGGCCACGCCGTCGAAGAACAAGGGTGCGTCGGTCCTCTTCCACGACGCGGGCGGGGTGCGTGAGCAGACGGTCAAGGCGCTGCCGACGTACATCGAGAAGATGAAGGCGAAGGGGTACACCTTCACCACCATCAGCGGGGTGATCCAGCAGCAGGAGGCGAGCGGGCAGGCCGAGGCCGATACGGGTGCGCCCGCAATCGGCGGCCGCCAGCCCGGCAGCACACAGCCCGGCACCGGTTCCGGCGCTTCGAACCTCCAGGCCGCCCACCGCACCGCCACTGGCGCCACCCTCTATGAGGGCAAGGCCCTCATCGTCGCCGTCGCGGTCGCCGAGTGGACCGTGCCGACGCTGTCCGTGGGGCTGATGATCGTCGGCGTGGCCGTGATCGGCCGGTTCGGGATGATGCTGATCCTGGCCCGCCGCCACTACAGACAGCGCAACAAACGCCGGTTCAGCTGGGGGCCGCCGGTCACCCGGCCGGTGAGCGTGGTCGTTCCGGCGTACAACGAGAAGGAGTGCATCGCCAACACCCTGGAGTCGCTGGCGAAGAGCACCCATCCGATCGAGATCATCATCGTCGACGACGGGTCGTCGGACGGCACCTCGGAGATCGCGCGGAGTGCGGCCGACTCGCTCGGCATGCGCAACGTCCGCGTCATCCGCCAGGAGAACGCGGGCAAGCCGGCGGCGTTGAACAACGGGGTGCGCAGCGCCAGTTTCGACATCGTCGTGATGATGGATGGCGACACCGTCTTCGAGCCGGACACCGTACGGCAGCTGGTGCAGCCCTTCGCCGACCCCGGGATCGGCGCGGTCGCGGGCAACGCCAAGGTCGGCAACCGCAACACGATCATCGGCGCCTGGCAGCACATCGAGTACGTGATGGGCTTCAACCTCGACCGCCGCATGTACGACCTGCTGCGCTGCATGCCGACCATCCCCGGCGCGATCGGCGCGTTCCGCCGCGAGGCGGTCCTCGAGGTCGGCGGGATGAGCGAGGACACGCTCGCCGAGGACACCGACATCACCATCGCCATGCACCGCGCGGGGTGGCGGGTCGTCTACCAGGAGCACGCGCGCGCGTGGACCGAGGCGCCGGGTTCGCTGAAGCAGCTGTGGTCGCAGCGGTATCGATGGTCGTACGGCACGATGCAGGCGCTGTGGAAGCACCGAAAGTCACTTACGGACAAGGGTCCTTCGGGCCGCTTCGGCCGGGTGGGCATGCCGTTGGTCGTGATCTTCCAGATCATCACGCCGGTCTTCGCACCGCTCATCGACGTCTTCACCGTCTACTCGATGATCTTCGTCGACTTCAAGGCGGCCCTGCTGGCCTGGCTCGCGGTCCTCGGCGTCCAGCTCTTCTGCGCGGCGTACGCCTTCCGCCTCGACCGGGAGCAGTACCGCTACCTCCTGATGATGCCTCTCCAGCAACTGGCCTACCGCCAGATGATGTACCTCGTCCTCATCCACTCCTGCATCACCGCCCTCACCGGCGGACGCCTCCGCTGGCAGAAACTGAAGCGGACCGGCGAGGTCGGGACTCCGGCGGGGGCGAGCTGA
- a CDS encoding GNAT family N-acetyltransferase — protein sequence MNRALPVVRLRVPTDEDALAWHRIFDDPDVMEFHGGKPAELSVYEELTARQRRHDAERGFCLWSMLDESGEVIGFTGAQPWEREWGPTGEIEIGWRLGRAYWGKGYVTAAAHMTLERVRAAGVPSVVAMVHADNARSIAVTQRLGMRLAEVYTTPESKQRGHRYRLDL from the coding sequence GTGAACCGAGCACTCCCCGTGGTACGGCTCCGTGTCCCCACCGACGAGGACGCCCTCGCCTGGCACCGGATCTTCGACGACCCGGACGTCATGGAGTTCCACGGCGGCAAGCCGGCCGAGCTGTCGGTGTACGAGGAACTCACCGCCCGCCAGCGCAGACACGACGCCGAACGCGGCTTCTGCCTGTGGTCCATGCTCGACGAGTCCGGCGAGGTCATCGGCTTCACCGGCGCCCAGCCGTGGGAGCGGGAGTGGGGTCCCACGGGCGAGATAGAGATCGGCTGGCGGCTCGGGCGGGCGTACTGGGGCAAGGGTTACGTCACCGCCGCCGCGCACATGACGCTGGAGCGGGTGCGGGCGGCCGGGGTACCGAGCGTCGTGGCGATGGTGCACGCCGACAACGCACGCTCGATCGCGGTGACGCAACGGCTCGGCATGCGGCTCGCCGAGGTCTACACGACACCCGAGTCGAAGCAGCGGGGCCACCGCTACCGACTCGACCTGTAA